The following proteins are co-located in the Pyrococcus abyssi GE5 genome:
- the hypF gene encoding carbamoyltransferase HypF — protein MKAYRIHVQGIVQAVGFRPFVYRIAHAHNLRGYVRNLGDAGVEIVVEGREEDIEGFLRDLYRKKPPIAKIEKVEREEIPIQGFDRFYIEKSSTEKKGEGDSIIPPDIAICEDCLRELFDPTNKRYMYPFIVCTNCGPRFTIIEDLPYDRENTAMREFPMCDFCKSEYEDPLNRRYHAEPVACPVCGPSYRLYTSDGKEITGDPLRKAAKLIDKGYIIAIKGIGGIHLACDATREDVVAELRKRLFRPQKPFAIMAKDLETVKGFAYISREEEEELTSYRRPIVALRKREPFPLPENLAPGLHTIGVMLPYAGTHYILFHWSKTPVYVMTSANFPGMPMIKDNEEAFEKLKDVADYLLLHNRRIPNRADDSVVRFVDGRRAVIRRSRGFVPLWIEIPFEYKGLAVGAELMNAFGVAKNGKVYPSQYIGNTSKIEVLEFMREAIKHFFKILRINALDLVVADLHPNYNTTKLAMEIAEEFNAEFLQVQHHYAHVASVMAEHNLEEVVGIALDGVGYGTDGKTWGGEIIYLSYEDIERLAHLEYYPLPGGDLASYYPLRALIGILSLNHEIEEVENTIRKFCPNAIKSLKYGETELKVILRQLSSGINVAYASSTGRVLDAFSVLLNVSYRRHYEGEPAMKLESFASQGKNDLKLTIPVEGEEIRVSELFEEVLDLMGKASPRDIAYSIHLALARVFAEVSVEKAKEFGAKTVVLGGGVGYNELIVKTVRKIVEGNGLKFLTTYEVPRGDNGINVGQAFLGGLYLEGYLNREDLSI, from the coding sequence ATGAAGGCGTATAGGATTCACGTTCAAGGTATAGTTCAGGCCGTGGGGTTTAGGCCTTTCGTGTACAGGATAGCTCACGCTCACAATTTAAGGGGATACGTGAGGAACCTTGGAGATGCCGGCGTTGAGATAGTCGTAGAAGGGAGGGAAGAGGATATAGAGGGATTCCTCAGAGACCTCTACAGGAAGAAGCCCCCAATAGCTAAGATAGAGAAGGTTGAGAGAGAGGAAATTCCAATTCAAGGCTTCGACAGGTTTTACATCGAGAAGAGCTCGACTGAGAAGAAAGGCGAAGGGGATTCAATAATACCCCCAGACATAGCGATATGTGAAGACTGTCTCAGGGAGCTCTTCGATCCGACGAATAAGAGGTACATGTACCCCTTCATAGTTTGCACAAACTGTGGGCCGAGGTTTACCATAATTGAGGATCTTCCCTACGACAGGGAGAACACCGCTATGAGAGAGTTCCCAATGTGCGACTTCTGCAAGAGCGAATACGAGGATCCCTTGAATAGGAGGTACCACGCTGAACCTGTTGCCTGTCCCGTTTGTGGACCAAGCTATAGGCTCTACACCTCAGATGGAAAAGAGATAACTGGGGATCCCCTAAGGAAGGCCGCAAAGCTCATAGATAAGGGTTACATAATTGCCATAAAAGGAATTGGGGGGATACATTTAGCGTGCGACGCTACTAGAGAAGATGTCGTTGCGGAACTTAGGAAGAGATTATTTAGACCTCAGAAGCCTTTCGCCATAATGGCCAAAGATTTGGAAACCGTTAAGGGTTTCGCCTACATTAGCAGGGAAGAGGAAGAGGAGTTAACAAGTTACAGAAGACCCATAGTTGCCCTCAGGAAGAGGGAACCTTTTCCACTACCCGAAAACTTGGCCCCAGGACTGCACACTATAGGCGTCATGCTTCCCTATGCAGGAACTCACTATATACTCTTCCACTGGAGCAAAACCCCGGTTTACGTCATGACCTCGGCGAATTTCCCTGGGATGCCAATGATAAAGGATAACGAGGAGGCCTTCGAGAAGCTTAAAGATGTTGCTGATTACCTGTTGCTCCACAATAGGAGGATTCCAAATAGGGCCGATGATAGTGTGGTTCGTTTTGTAGATGGGAGGAGGGCCGTGATAAGAAGGAGTAGGGGCTTTGTGCCTTTGTGGATAGAGATACCCTTCGAGTATAAGGGCTTGGCAGTAGGGGCAGAACTAATGAACGCCTTCGGTGTTGCGAAAAATGGAAAAGTTTACCCGAGTCAATACATAGGGAACACGTCTAAAATAGAAGTTCTAGAATTCATGAGAGAAGCGATAAAACACTTTTTCAAGATTTTAAGGATTAATGCGCTAGATTTAGTCGTTGCTGATCTTCACCCTAACTATAACACCACGAAGCTAGCCATGGAGATTGCGGAGGAGTTTAATGCAGAGTTTTTACAGGTTCAGCACCACTATGCTCACGTGGCCTCAGTAATGGCCGAGCATAACCTTGAAGAAGTCGTTGGCATTGCTCTGGATGGAGTTGGATACGGAACAGATGGGAAAACATGGGGAGGGGAAATAATATACTTGAGCTATGAAGATATCGAAAGATTGGCGCATTTGGAATATTACCCGCTTCCAGGGGGAGACCTAGCTAGCTATTATCCATTGAGAGCCTTGATAGGGATATTAAGCTTAAATCATGAAATCGAGGAAGTTGAAAATACAATAAGGAAATTCTGCCCCAATGCAATAAAAAGCCTCAAATACGGTGAAACCGAGCTCAAGGTAATCCTAAGACAACTTAGTAGTGGAATCAATGTGGCCTATGCATCGTCAACAGGTAGGGTGCTAGATGCCTTCTCAGTTCTTCTGAACGTTTCTTACAGGAGACATTATGAGGGAGAACCGGCAATGAAACTGGAGAGCTTTGCTTCTCAAGGAAAAAACGACTTAAAGCTCACGATTCCCGTTGAAGGTGAGGAAATAAGAGTTTCAGAGCTATTCGAAGAAGTTTTAGATCTAATGGGAAAAGCAAGCCCCAGGGATATAGCTTATTCGATTCATTTAGCCCTTGCAAGGGTTTTCGCGGAAGTCAGCGTTGAGAAAGCGAAAGAATTTGGAGCCAAAACGGTTGTTCTGGGAGGGGGAGTAGGTTATAATGAGTTAATAGTTAAGACTGTGAGAAAGATAGTTGAAGGGAATGGACTCAAGTTCCTAACTACGTACGAAGTTCCCAGGGGAGATAATGGGATAAACGTTGGACAAGCTTTCCTTGGAGGCTTGTACTTGGAAGGTTACTTGAATAGAGAAGACCTAAGCATCTAG
- the hypD gene encoding hydrogenase formation protein HypD, protein MLEKFRDKEIAQKIVRKIHKEAKGFDELRFMHVCGTHEDTVTRAGIRSLLPENVKIMSGPGCPVCITPVEDIVRMMEIMRKAKEEGEDIILTTFGDMYRIPTPMGSFADLKSEGFDVRVVYSIYDSYKIAQENRDKLVVHFSPGFETTTAPTAGMLETVINEGLDNFKIYSVHRLTPPAVEALLKAGTVFHGLIDPGHVSTIIGVRGWAYLTEKYNIPQVVAGFEPVDVLLGILILIRMVKEGEAKIINEYSRVVKWEGNVKAQELINKFFEVKDAKWRALGIIPQSGLELKREWKDLEIRTLYNPDVPKLPDLEKGCLCGAILRGLALPPQCPHFGKTCTPRHPIGPCMVSYEGTCSIFYKYGALF, encoded by the coding sequence ATGCTAGAGAAGTTCAGGGATAAAGAGATTGCCCAAAAGATAGTCCGAAAGATTCACAAGGAAGCTAAAGGTTTTGACGAGCTTAGGTTCATGCACGTCTGTGGAACACATGAAGATACAGTCACTAGGGCTGGAATAAGATCACTCCTTCCAGAAAACGTCAAGATAATGAGCGGTCCCGGGTGCCCTGTTTGCATAACGCCTGTTGAGGATATAGTTAGGATGATGGAGATCATGAGGAAAGCAAAGGAAGAGGGAGAGGATATAATCTTAACAACGTTTGGAGACATGTATAGGATCCCAACCCCAATGGGTAGCTTTGCCGACCTTAAGAGTGAAGGCTTCGACGTTAGGGTGGTGTACTCGATATACGATTCCTACAAGATAGCCCAGGAAAACAGGGATAAACTGGTGGTTCACTTCTCTCCAGGATTCGAAACAACTACTGCACCTACTGCAGGCATGCTTGAAACCGTAATAAACGAAGGTTTGGATAATTTCAAGATATACTCGGTTCACAGGTTGACACCTCCAGCTGTTGAGGCTCTCCTAAAGGCAGGAACCGTTTTCCACGGGTTAATAGATCCTGGGCACGTTTCGACGATAATAGGAGTTAGGGGATGGGCATATTTAACGGAGAAGTACAACATTCCCCAAGTGGTTGCAGGCTTTGAGCCGGTTGATGTTCTTCTTGGGATACTAATCTTGATTCGCATGGTGAAGGAGGGAGAAGCTAAGATAATCAACGAGTACTCTAGGGTAGTTAAGTGGGAAGGAAACGTTAAGGCTCAAGAATTAATCAATAAATTCTTTGAGGTCAAGGATGCTAAGTGGAGGGCCCTGGGGATTATTCCGCAAAGCGGCCTAGAGCTCAAGAGGGAATGGAAGGATCTTGAGATAAGAACCCTCTACAATCCAGATGTTCCAAAGCTTCCAGACCTTGAAAAGGGCTGCCTTTGCGGTGCTATACTGAGGGGACTGGCATTGCCTCCCCAGTGTCCCCACTTCGGAAAGACGTGCACCCCGAGGCATCCTATAGGCCCGTGCATGGTTTCCTACGAGGGCACCTGTTCAATATTCTACAAGTACGGAGCCCTGTTCTAA
- a CDS encoding HypC/HybG/HupF family hydrogenase formation chaperone: MCLAIPGRVVEIRDNVGIVDFGGVKREVRLDLLSDVKVGDYVIVHTGFAIEKLDEERAKEILEAWDEVFSILGGE, translated from the coding sequence ATGTGTCTAGCGATTCCCGGTAGAGTCGTTGAAATAAGGGATAACGTCGGGATAGTTGATTTCGGTGGAGTTAAGAGGGAAGTTAGGCTTGACTTGCTTTCCGATGTCAAGGTTGGCGATTACGTAATAGTTCACACCGGCTTTGCGATCGAGAAGTTGGATGAGGAGAGAGCTAAGGAAATACTTGAAGCATGGGATGAGGTGTTCTCGATACTGGGGGGTGAGTGA
- a CDS encoding helix-turn-helix domain-containing protein: MQDSDLLSEIQELKRNLQVAFEVLAEIAQSYIRLLNLYAEYGGIGIDVAIPEIRNDPIAREIVKILFDLRRANVSQITRELKGRRGKASRNTVRAKLNELKNLGVVVEVPGERGKVYTLSKDVVKRWLDLIGIPIKLEHIKDYLR, from the coding sequence ATGCAGGACAGCGACTTACTCAGCGAGATCCAAGAGCTCAAGAGGAACTTGCAGGTGGCCTTTGAGGTTCTAGCAGAGATAGCCCAGTCCTATATAAGGCTCTTAAACCTGTATGCGGAGTATGGTGGAATAGGAATCGACGTAGCGATTCCGGAGATAAGGAACGATCCCATAGCGAGGGAGATAGTGAAAATACTCTTCGATTTAAGGAGGGCTAACGTTAGTCAGATAACTCGAGAGCTAAAGGGTAGGCGGGGAAAAGCTTCTAGGAACACCGTTAGGGCTAAGCTTAACGAGTTAAAGAATCTCGGTGTTGTGGTTGAGGTGCCCGGTGAGAGGGGGAAAGTATACACCCTCTCGAAGGATGTGGTCAAAAGGTGGTTAGATTTAATCGGAATACCAATCAAGCTTGAGCACATAAAGGATTATTTGAGGTGA
- a CDS encoding DUF257 family protein, with the protein MLKEIFNGIKFGEIALIEYDSNTTPVYVLHSLLSWSEEKGYKIVIFDVFDSLIVYRKMAELLGFDTSLCKKAKVVKVGGRVNEGNVVMKLTVTEYGPFEKVLEEAIEQVYEDKTIVIPLGTEKVLSLYPFREQLSFTNFLALRVGDKRKKAFHFINTDLVKAVAPQILPMLEESFTTVMRLKKYGKVEKLIVVKSLNPKLDGLEVLAKS; encoded by the coding sequence ATGCTAAAAGAGATATTTAACGGTATAAAATTTGGGGAAATAGCGCTCATAGAATATGACAGCAATACCACTCCAGTTTACGTCCTTCATTCTCTACTCTCATGGAGCGAGGAGAAAGGATACAAGATTGTGATATTTGACGTTTTTGACTCGTTAATAGTGTACAGGAAGATGGCCGAATTGTTAGGCTTTGACACGAGCCTGTGCAAAAAGGCCAAGGTTGTGAAAGTTGGGGGAAGAGTTAACGAGGGCAACGTCGTTATGAAGCTAACAGTAACCGAATATGGGCCCTTTGAGAAGGTTCTTGAAGAGGCAATCGAGCAAGTTTATGAGGATAAGACTATCGTTATCCCCTTGGGAACCGAGAAGGTTCTCTCCCTTTATCCCTTTAGGGAGCAGTTATCCTTCACTAACTTCTTGGCTCTAAGGGTTGGTGATAAGAGGAAGAAAGCTTTTCACTTCATAAACACAGACCTCGTAAAGGCTGTAGCTCCTCAGATACTTCCAATGCTGGAGGAAAGCTTCACCACAGTTATGAGGCTGAAGAAGTACGGGAAAGTTGAGAAGCTCATCGTCGTAAAAAGTCTGAACCCCAAGTTGGACGGCCTCGAGGTTTTAGCAAAGTCCTGA
- a CDS encoding flavin reductase family protein, whose amino-acid sequence MEGYRLLYPMRTYLVVSGHGDEANVMAADWVTVLSFDPFMVGVAIAPKRTTHKLIKKYNEFVISVPSLEMLRDVWIAGTKKGPSKLKDMGITLVPSRKVKVPSIKEALANIECEVYDTKDYGDHTLFVGKVLAYTYKEEAFEGGKPNLKFNFLAHVSWSEFVTFQDKIYRAE is encoded by the coding sequence ATGGAGGGTTATAGGTTGCTTTATCCAATGAGAACTTACCTTGTAGTTTCCGGTCATGGAGATGAAGCAAATGTCATGGCCGCTGACTGGGTGACGGTTCTTTCCTTCGACCCGTTCATGGTTGGTGTTGCCATAGCTCCCAAGAGAACCACTCACAAGCTCATAAAGAAGTACAATGAGTTCGTGATCAGCGTTCCAAGTTTGGAGATGCTTAGGGATGTTTGGATAGCTGGAACTAAGAAAGGCCCATCTAAGCTAAAGGATATGGGAATAACCTTGGTACCTTCAAGGAAGGTTAAGGTTCCCAGCATAAAGGAGGCCCTGGCAAACATAGAGTGCGAGGTTTATGATACTAAAGATTACGGTGATCATACGCTCTTTGTGGGGAAGGTCTTAGCTTATACTTACAAGGAGGAAGCTTTCGAAGGCGGAAAGCCAAACTTGAAGTTCAACTTCCTAGCTCACGTTTCCTGGTCAGAATTCGTAACCTTCCAGGATAAAATATACAGGGCAGAATAG
- a CDS encoding iron-sulfur cluster assembly protein → MLEGEILKLLRNVKNPFTDRDIVSDGLVSKVIVEDRKVTIFVAFARNTPWKPAAMAMVWPLQAKIVKDIVEVLRDFDVEVIDDMTLQRYYPLEEV, encoded by the coding sequence TTGTTGGAAGGTGAGATACTGAAGCTTTTAAGAAACGTTAAAAACCCGTTCACCGATAGGGACATAGTTTCTGATGGGTTAGTTAGCAAAGTCATTGTCGAGGATAGAAAGGTAACGATATTTGTTGCCTTTGCTAGGAACACCCCTTGGAAGCCGGCAGCTATGGCGATGGTGTGGCCACTCCAGGCGAAAATAGTAAAGGACATAGTGGAAGTGCTGAGAGATTTTGACGTTGAGGTTATAGACGACATGACGTTGCAGAGATATTATCCATTGGAGGAGGTGTGA
- a CDS encoding ArsA family ATPase: protein MREFLTPKEGFRVIFVIGKGGVGKTTSSASISVALAKAGYRTLIVSLDPAHNLGDVFMEKLSDKPREIIDNLYASELDMEGMIKGYLEHLEKNLKNMYRYLTVINLEKYFEVLRYSPGIEEYATLEAIREILVKGDEWDVIVFDTPPTGLTLRVLALPRISLVWTEKLIDIRKKILERRRAITKIQGEQKFVIDGEEIKLPTREEEDAVMRELKAYRDEIKFVEDVLTNPNKTSVIAVMNPEFLPLYETKRAYESLKKFKIPFNMVVMNKVIKLKREIPEIRVKLEAQEKVLSEVKREFPGVEIVEIPMFQEEPRGIEWLSKVGEMIVGR, encoded by the coding sequence TTGAGGGAATTCTTAACTCCCAAAGAAGGATTCAGGGTCATATTCGTGATAGGGAAAGGTGGAGTCGGAAAGACGACTAGTAGTGCATCCATTTCAGTTGCACTAGCTAAGGCTGGTTATAGAACCTTGATAGTGTCCCTCGATCCTGCCCACAACCTCGGCGACGTTTTCATGGAGAAGCTTAGTGATAAGCCAAGGGAGATCATCGATAACCTCTACGCTAGCGAGCTTGACATGGAGGGGATGATAAAGGGCTATTTGGAGCACCTCGAGAAGAACCTCAAGAATATGTACAGGTACTTAACGGTTATAAACCTGGAGAAGTACTTCGAAGTCCTTAGGTACTCTCCTGGGATAGAGGAGTATGCGACGCTCGAAGCCATAAGGGAGATCCTCGTTAAAGGGGACGAGTGGGATGTGATAGTGTTTGACACCCCTCCAACGGGGTTAACCCTAAGGGTCTTAGCACTTCCTAGGATCTCCCTAGTCTGGACCGAGAAGTTGATAGACATTAGGAAGAAAATCTTGGAGAGGAGGAGAGCAATAACCAAGATACAAGGTGAACAAAAGTTCGTAATTGACGGTGAGGAGATAAAATTACCAACCAGAGAGGAAGAAGATGCCGTTATGAGGGAGCTTAAAGCTTACAGGGATGAGATAAAATTCGTTGAGGACGTTCTCACGAATCCTAACAAGACAAGTGTTATAGCCGTAATGAACCCAGAGTTTCTCCCTCTTTACGAGACGAAGAGGGCCTATGAAAGCTTAAAGAAGTTCAAGATACCATTCAACATGGTGGTTATGAATAAGGTGATAAAACTCAAGAGGGAAATTCCCGAGATAAGAGTTAAACTTGAGGCCCAGGAAAAAGTTCTAAGCGAAGTTAAAAGGGAATTCCCTGGGGTCGAAATCGTTGAGATACCAATGTTCCAAGAAGAGCCCAGGGGAATTGAGTGGCTTTCAAAGGTTGGTGAAATGATTGTTGGAAGGTGA
- a CDS encoding carbon starvation CstA family protein: MNSTVVILAAAIIYVGLYFTYGKGLQNKVVRADPNRPTPAHRLYDGVDYVPAHPLVLYGHHFASIAGAGPIVGPAVAMAWGWLPSLIWVWFGNVFIGAVHDYLALMSSVRYDGKSIQWIAGKLMSKRTSMAFELYVWFALILVIAAFAAVIAGIFVKTPGAATASILFLLIAVLLGWLLYKVQINFKVGTIIGIILLIIAIYIGFKFPLVASAKAWYIFLGAYVIVASSLPVWVLLQPRDYLNAYILWFGLVLGGLAFFIIGFKGVGTFTAPAYTTFSAHVVGGKPSPFWPTIPLVIACGALSGFHSLVGSGTSSKQLDNELHGLLVGYGGMFTEGFLSTIVISSIAVYGLQIFHNAGIGITAETWAQAYAPLVAAKSITTETLQKLGVAALENFKNGTVIGKVGIFASSYAHGLHDAFGIDIHLGTLFASLWVSAFALTTLDTATRLGRFAWQEIIEMVKGPEILKNKWVASFILVFFGIALAWKGKWLVIWPAFSGMNQMLASIAMMTASLWVAKIQRPSGFWKWAVLIPALFLWVTVTSALIWFLIYVGKSSIWVSLITIVGLVLNFLLVIDWYNAWKKPAEEYQAAAA; this comes from the coding sequence ATGAATTCAACCGTCGTTATTCTTGCTGCCGCAATAATATATGTAGGCCTCTATTTTACCTATGGAAAGGGGCTTCAGAACAAGGTCGTCAGGGCAGACCCCAACAGGCCGACACCGGCCCACAGGCTCTACGATGGAGTTGACTACGTTCCAGCACATCCGCTAGTCCTCTATGGACACCACTTCGCCTCTATAGCTGGAGCAGGTCCCATAGTGGGTCCGGCCGTTGCAATGGCGTGGGGATGGCTACCTTCACTGATCTGGGTCTGGTTCGGAAACGTCTTCATAGGAGCAGTTCACGACTACCTGGCCTTGATGTCATCGGTTAGGTACGATGGAAAGTCAATCCAATGGATAGCTGGAAAATTGATGAGCAAGAGAACGAGCATGGCCTTCGAGCTATACGTTTGGTTCGCTTTGATACTGGTTATAGCGGCATTTGCAGCTGTAATTGCGGGAATCTTCGTGAAGACCCCAGGAGCGGCAACTGCCTCGATACTGTTCCTATTGATAGCGGTCCTGCTTGGATGGTTACTTTACAAGGTTCAGATAAACTTCAAGGTTGGAACAATAATAGGGATAATTCTACTGATAATAGCGATATACATCGGGTTCAAGTTCCCGCTAGTTGCCAGCGCTAAGGCCTGGTACATATTCCTGGGGGCCTACGTGATAGTGGCTTCTTCACTTCCAGTGTGGGTTCTGCTACAGCCTAGAGACTACTTGAACGCTTACATCCTGTGGTTTGGCCTAGTGCTAGGTGGATTGGCATTCTTCATAATAGGGTTCAAGGGAGTCGGAACATTTACTGCGCCAGCCTACACAACCTTCAGTGCCCACGTAGTTGGTGGAAAGCCCTCTCCATTCTGGCCAACGATACCCCTAGTGATAGCGTGTGGTGCACTGAGTGGATTCCACTCGCTGGTAGGCTCTGGAACCTCAAGTAAGCAACTCGACAATGAGCTCCACGGTCTACTCGTAGGTTACGGTGGAATGTTCACTGAGGGATTCTTGTCAACGATAGTCATCTCCTCGATAGCCGTCTATGGACTTCAGATATTCCACAATGCTGGAATAGGAATAACAGCTGAAACCTGGGCCCAAGCTTACGCTCCACTGGTTGCCGCAAAGTCGATAACCACGGAAACCCTTCAGAAGCTTGGTGTTGCAGCTCTAGAGAATTTCAAGAATGGAACCGTCATAGGAAAGGTAGGAATATTTGCAAGTAGCTATGCTCATGGACTCCACGATGCGTTTGGAATCGACATTCACTTAGGAACGCTCTTCGCCAGCCTATGGGTCTCGGCGTTCGCATTGACAACGCTTGACACTGCAACTAGACTGGGCAGGTTTGCTTGGCAGGAGATAATTGAGATGGTCAAGGGTCCAGAGATCCTCAAGAACAAGTGGGTTGCATCCTTCATACTGGTATTCTTTGGAATAGCCCTTGCATGGAAGGGTAAGTGGCTAGTCATATGGCCAGCGTTCAGCGGAATGAACCAGATGCTTGCTAGCATAGCCATGATGACAGCTTCACTCTGGGTTGCCAAGATACAGAGGCCAAGTGGATTCTGGAAGTGGGCGGTTCTAATCCCAGCGCTCTTCCTATGGGTCACGGTGACTTCAGCACTGATATGGTTCCTAATCTACGTAGGAAAGTCAAGCATTTGGGTCAGCCTGATAACGATAGTCGGCCTAGTGCTGAACTTCTTACTGGTGATAGACTGGTACAACGCCTGGAAGAAACCTGCAGAGGAGTACCAAGCGGCTGCCGCTTGA